One Ignavibacterium sp. DNA segment encodes these proteins:
- the rpsF gene encoding 30S ribosomal protein S6, translated as MRTGVYESAILINAALDDQQIEAILTKIKDFIISNGGTIREIENWGRKRLAYPVAKSKIGYYAIYRFDGPRDMIAKLERIYLLDEQVLRHLTLNLSNEALEQLEKNKSLSAALKEEITSEIAEAPIASEEPDVNNEENDN; from the coding sequence ATGAGAACAGGTGTGTACGAAAGTGCCATTCTTATTAATGCTGCATTAGATGATCAGCAAATCGAAGCAATTCTTACCAAAATTAAAGATTTCATCATTTCTAATGGCGGAACTATCCGCGAAATTGAGAATTGGGGTAGAAAACGTCTTGCATATCCGGTAGCAAAAAGCAAAATAGGATACTATGCAATTTACAGGTTTGACGGTCCAAGAGATATGATTGCAAAACTAGAAAGAATTTATTTATTGGATGAGCAAGTACTAAGACATCTTACATTAAATCTTAGTAATGAAGCACTGGAACAGCTGGAAAAAAACAAATCTCTTTCAGCTGCACTAAAAGAAGAAATAACATCTGAAATAGCAGAAGCTCCGATTGCTTCAGAAGAACCGGATGTTAATAATGAAGAAAATGATAACTAA
- a CDS encoding single-stranded DNA-binding protein — MADLKMPEINYVIVAGNLTKDPAFRETTNRTPVVNFSIASNRKFKDSSNQWQEDVCYIGVVAWNKLAESCRDRLRKGSAVLVDGELQSRSWKSDEGHNRSVVEIKARRIQFLNKRLIGSEENGVIEDDEPSIAVDDSIDYTEDSFDKFLSEEESSLIKQTGSGNEERN; from the coding sequence ATGGCTGATTTGAAAATGCCGGAAATAAATTATGTGATTGTAGCTGGTAATCTTACAAAGGATCCTGCTTTTAGAGAAACTACTAACAGAACACCTGTTGTAAATTTTTCAATTGCTTCAAATAGAAAATTTAAGGATAGTTCTAATCAATGGCAGGAAGATGTTTGTTACATTGGAGTTGTTGCCTGGAATAAACTTGCTGAAAGCTGTAGAGATAGATTAAGAAAAGGATCTGCTGTGCTGGTTGATGGTGAGTTGCAAAGCAGGAGTTGGAAATCTGATGAAGGACATAACAGAAGTGTTGTTGAAATCAAAGCCAGAAGAATACAGTTTTTGAATAAAAGACTAATTGGTTCTGAAGAAAATGGTGTGATTGAAGATGATGAACCTAGTATAGCTGTTGATGATTCGATTGACTATACTGAAGATTCTTTTGATAAGTTTTTATCTGAAGAAGAATCAAGTTTAATTAAACAAACAGGTAGTGGAAATGAAGAAAGAAATTAA
- the rpsR gene encoding 30S ribosomal protein S18 — MKKEIKTKKVCRFTQSGIKYIDYKDVKLLQKFITEQGKIIPKRITGTSSKYQRELAIAIKRARHMALLPYVSDTVR; from the coding sequence ATGAAGAAAGAAATTAAAACTAAAAAAGTCTGCAGATTTACTCAAAGTGGAATCAAATATATTGATTATAAGGATGTAAAACTTTTGCAGAAATTTATAACAGAGCAAGGTAAGATTATTCCTAAAAGAATAACCGGCACCAGCTCTAAGTATCAACGTGAACTTGCCATTGCAATAAAGCGAGCAAGACACATGGCATTATTGCCCTACGTTTCTGATACTGTCAGATAG